A stretch of Geomonas oryzisoli DNA encodes these proteins:
- a CDS encoding DMT family protein — protein sequence MRTIVLLILSNVFMTFAWYAHLKDLRSAPVYVAILASWGIALFEYMLQVPANRAGFGTFSLGQLKIMQEVITLSVFVPFAVFYMGQPLKLDYLWAGICMAGAVFFIFRG from the coding sequence ATGAGAACCATCGTACTACTGATCCTTTCCAACGTTTTCATGACCTTTGCATGGTACGCACACCTGAAGGACCTGCGCAGCGCGCCGGTGTACGTGGCCATCCTGGCGAGCTGGGGCATCGCCCTGTTCGAGTACATGCTCCAGGTGCCCGCGAACCGCGCCGGGTTCGGGACCTTTAGCCTGGGACAATTAAAGATCATGCAGGAAGTGATCACCCTTTCGGTCTTCGTCCCGTTCGCTGTGTTCTACATGGGACAGCCGCTCAAACTGGACTACCTGTGGGCGGGCATCTGCATGGCGGGTGCCGTCTTTTTCATCTTTCGCGGATAA
- the selA gene encoding L-seryl-tRNA(Sec) selenium transferase, with protein sequence MIPKVDRVLEWEAVRSLLAAQPRELVLKAVRVVLDRLRSGARAGGLADEAFGEAAVCAEVARELRLLTQPSLKRVINGSGIVIHTNLGRSILPEAARDALNTIAFSYSNLEFNLDEGVRGSRYSHVEALLCELTGAEAAIVVNNNAAAVLLTLSAMAAGREAVVSRGELVEIGGSFRIPEVMKLSGVTLKEVGTTNRTHPKDYLGAVNDDTAVFLKVHCSNFAVLGFTKEVTAEEMVELGKQAGVPVLADMGSGNLVDLSNRLPCPEPTVQDFVRAGVDVITFSGDKLLGGPQAGIIVGKKPFIEAMKKHQLLRALRMDKLTLASLEATLALYRDEMVALKEVPTLRMLTATLPELTARARKIAGRLRRRTPDAVSFKLSEGFSQAGGGTLPLLNLPTMLIEVAVAGLTPNDIEARLRGMEIPVIGRINKNAFLLDPRTLQDADLDDLAAALGALAA encoded by the coding sequence ATGATCCCGAAAGTTGACCGCGTGCTCGAATGGGAGGCGGTACGGAGCCTTTTGGCAGCTCAGCCGAGGGAGCTGGTCCTCAAAGCGGTACGCGTGGTACTGGATCGGCTGCGCAGCGGAGCCCGCGCAGGCGGCCTCGCCGACGAGGCGTTCGGGGAAGCGGCGGTCTGCGCCGAGGTGGCGCGCGAGCTGCGACTGCTGACCCAGCCCAGCCTGAAGCGGGTGATCAACGGCTCCGGCATCGTGATCCACACCAACCTCGGCCGTTCCATCCTCCCCGAGGCGGCGCGCGATGCGCTGAACACCATCGCCTTCTCCTATTCCAACCTCGAATTCAACCTCGACGAGGGGGTACGCGGCAGCCGCTACAGCCACGTCGAGGCGCTTTTGTGCGAACTGACCGGCGCCGAGGCCGCCATCGTGGTGAACAACAACGCCGCCGCGGTGCTGCTCACCCTGAGCGCCATGGCGGCGGGACGCGAGGCGGTGGTGTCGCGCGGGGAACTGGTTGAGATCGGCGGCTCCTTCCGTATTCCCGAGGTCATGAAGCTCTCCGGCGTGACCCTGAAGGAAGTCGGCACCACCAACCGGACCCATCCCAAGGATTATCTCGGCGCGGTCAACGACGACACCGCCGTCTTCCTCAAGGTGCACTGCAGCAACTTCGCCGTGCTCGGCTTCACCAAGGAGGTCACCGCCGAGGAGATGGTAGAGCTGGGGAAACAGGCGGGCGTTCCGGTGCTCGCCGACATGGGCAGCGGCAACCTGGTCGACCTCTCCAACCGGCTCCCCTGCCCCGAGCCGACGGTCCAGGACTTCGTCCGCGCCGGGGTCGACGTGATCACCTTCAGCGGCGACAAGCTCCTGGGCGGACCGCAGGCCGGGATCATCGTAGGGAAGAAGCCGTTCATCGAGGCGATGAAGAAGCATCAGCTTTTGCGCGCGCTCAGGATGGACAAGTTGACCCTGGCGAGCCTGGAGGCGACCCTCGCCCTGTACCGCGACGAGATGGTGGCGCTCAAGGAAGTGCCGACCCTGCGCATGCTGACCGCCACTCTCCCGGAACTGACCGCGCGGGCGCGGAAGATCGCCGGCCGGTTGCGCCGCCGGACCCCGGACGCCGTCAGCTTCAAACTCAGCGAGGGATTCTCGCAGGCCGGCGGGGGGACGCTGCCGCTGTTGAACCTCCCCACCATGCTGATCGAGGTCGCCGTCGCGGGGCTCACCCCGAACGACATCGAAGCGAGGCTGCGCGGCATGGAGATCCCGGTGATCGGTCGCATCAACAAGAATGCCTTCCTGCTCGACCCGAGGACCCTGCAGGATGCCGATCTCGATGACCTGGCCGCCGCCCTGGGCGCCCTCGCGGCATAG
- the ispD gene encoding 2-C-methyl-D-erythritol 4-phosphate cytidylyltransferase, giving the protein MGKRMGAGSNKQYLMLDGMPILARTVQTFQEADCIDAIYLVSPEQEIPFCRSEVVERYGFTKVRGIIPGGSERQHSVYNGLRAIDGIQADDVVLIHDGVRPFVSVRMLEDAVAAAREAGACVVAVPVKDTVKVVSEGIVAATPPRETLWLAQTPQGFRYSLIRAAHDEAAAEGFLGTDDASLMEWQGQPVRVVLGDYRNIKITTPEDMILAEAFLKERN; this is encoded by the coding sequence ATGGGCAAGAGGATGGGAGCAGGCTCCAACAAGCAGTACCTCATGCTGGACGGCATGCCGATCCTCGCCCGCACCGTGCAGACCTTCCAGGAAGCCGACTGCATCGATGCGATCTATCTGGTTTCGCCGGAACAGGAGATCCCGTTTTGCCGCAGCGAGGTGGTAGAGCGCTACGGCTTCACCAAGGTCCGGGGCATCATTCCCGGCGGCAGCGAGCGGCAGCACTCGGTGTACAACGGCCTGCGCGCCATCGACGGCATCCAGGCCGATGACGTGGTGCTGATCCACGACGGGGTGCGCCCCTTCGTTTCCGTGCGGATGCTGGAGGATGCCGTCGCTGCAGCCCGCGAGGCCGGCGCCTGCGTGGTCGCCGTTCCCGTGAAGGACACGGTGAAGGTGGTAAGTGAAGGTATCGTCGCCGCCACCCCGCCCCGCGAAACCCTCTGGCTCGCCCAGACACCGCAGGGGTTCCGCTACAGCCTGATCCGTGCCGCCCACGACGAGGCCGCCGCTGAAGGCTTTCTCGGGACCGACGATGCCTCGCTGATGGAGTGGCAGGGGCAGCCGGTCCGGGTGGTACTGGGCGATTATCGCAACATAAAGATCACCACGCCCGAGGACATGATCCTCGCCGAGGCGTTTTTGAAGGAGAGGAACTGA
- a CDS encoding potassium channel family protein, whose amino-acid sequence MDPVRHFKISICVLLLLLTVGTCGYMTLEGWSLLDALYMTVITLGTVGFREVHDLSHVGKVFTMMLIFFGVGVIGYIVGSLAQIMFEGQFQRIIGRKKVEKAIAALDGHYIICGFGRIGSLICKEFSAKPLPFVVVEKDVEMIAQMEQDGHGYLFLPGDATVDDVLLRAGIKRAKGLISVVTSDTENVYITLTARGLNPDLFILARAGEEGSELKLKRAGANKVVSPYLIGGSRMAQAILRPTVVDFIEIATGREHMELQMEEILIPAHSGFIGETLASSGFRKETGVIIVGVKKQTGKMVFNPESHTKIEAHDTLIVLGEPAAIQKLDQLVRCDSCAEDLIKKHRKKDE is encoded by the coding sequence ATGGACCCGGTACGCCATTTCAAGATTTCTATATGTGTGCTGCTGCTCCTGCTGACGGTGGGGACCTGCGGTTACATGACGCTGGAGGGGTGGAGTCTGCTCGACGCCCTCTATATGACGGTGATCACCCTGGGCACCGTCGGCTTCCGCGAGGTCCACGACCTGAGCCACGTCGGTAAGGTCTTCACCATGATGCTGATCTTCTTCGGTGTCGGCGTCATCGGTTACATCGTCGGCAGTCTGGCCCAGATCATGTTCGAGGGGCAGTTCCAGCGCATCATCGGGAGGAAAAAGGTGGAAAAGGCGATAGCCGCCCTGGACGGGCACTACATCATCTGCGGTTTCGGGCGCATCGGCTCGCTGATCTGCAAGGAGTTCTCAGCCAAGCCGCTTCCCTTCGTGGTGGTGGAAAAGGACGTCGAGATGATCGCCCAGATGGAGCAGGACGGTCACGGCTACCTGTTCCTGCCGGGTGACGCCACCGTGGACGACGTGCTCCTGCGGGCGGGGATCAAGAGGGCCAAGGGGCTCATCTCGGTGGTCACCTCCGACACCGAGAACGTCTACATCACGCTGACGGCGCGGGGGCTCAACCCCGACCTCTTCATCCTGGCGCGCGCCGGTGAAGAGGGAAGCGAGCTGAAGCTGAAGCGCGCCGGCGCCAACAAGGTCGTTTCGCCGTACCTGATCGGCGGCTCCAGGATGGCGCAGGCGATCCTGCGCCCCACCGTGGTCGACTTCATCGAGATCGCGACCGGACGCGAGCACATGGAACTGCAGATGGAGGAGATACTGATCCCCGCGCATTCCGGTTTCATCGGGGAGACGCTGGCCAGCTCCGGCTTCCGCAAGGAAACCGGCGTCATCATCGTGGGGGTCAAGAAGCAGACCGGTAAGATGGTTTTCAACCCGGAGTCCCACACCAAGATCGAGGCGCACGACACGCTGATCGTGCTGGGTGAACCGGCGGCGATCCAGAAGCTGGACCAGCTGGTCCGCTGCGACAGCTGCGCCGAGGACCTGATCAAAAAGCACAGGAAAAAAGATGAGTAA
- a CDS encoding glutamine--tRNA ligase/YqeY domain fusion protein has protein sequence MTTEETPVVEKAANFIRNIVTDDLKSGKHHTIVTRFPPEPNGYLHIGHAKSICLNFGLARDFGGRCHLRFDDTNPTKEDIEYEDSIKENVKWLGFEWGQHMYYASDYFEKFYNYAVLLIEKGLAYVDSSSADEIRAMRGTLSEPGKESPYRNRSVAENVDLFARMRAGEFEDGSQVLRLKIDMASPNINLRDPVIYRIKKVNHHRTGDAWCIYPMYDYAHCISDAIEGITHSICTLEFEDHRPLYDWVLDQLPVPSHPRQIEFARLNLNYTVMSKRKLLELVQEKLVDGWDDPRMPTLVGIRRRGFTPESIRAFCETIGVGKSDSLIDMSILEDAVREDLNLRAPRAMAVLRPLKVVIEGYPEGQTEEFEAANHPNNPDMGSRMVPFSKTVYIERDDFQEEPAKGFFRMAPGKEVRLRYAYIVKCESVVKDENGEVVEVRCSYDPGSRGGSAPDGRKIKGTIHWVSAEHAVNAEVRLYDRLFSTPNPGGKNEPDYRTSINPNSIEELTDCKLEPSLATATQEDRFQFERLGYFCPDMKDSRPGALVFNRTATLRDSWNDGKR, from the coding sequence ATGACTACAGAAGAAACCCCGGTCGTCGAAAAGGCGGCCAACTTCATCCGTAACATCGTCACCGACGACCTGAAAAGCGGCAAGCACCACACCATCGTCACCCGTTTCCCGCCCGAGCCCAACGGCTACCTGCACATCGGGCACGCCAAGTCGATCTGCCTCAACTTCGGCCTGGCCCGCGACTTCGGCGGCCGCTGCCACCTGCGCTTCGACGACACCAACCCCACCAAGGAAGACATCGAGTACGAGGACTCCATCAAGGAGAACGTGAAGTGGCTCGGCTTCGAGTGGGGCCAGCACATGTACTACGCCTCGGACTACTTCGAGAAGTTCTACAACTACGCCGTGCTCCTGATCGAGAAGGGGCTGGCCTACGTGGACAGCAGTTCCGCCGACGAGATCCGCGCCATGCGCGGCACGCTGAGCGAGCCGGGCAAGGAGAGCCCGTACCGTAACCGCAGCGTCGCCGAGAACGTCGACCTCTTCGCCCGCATGCGCGCCGGCGAGTTCGAGGACGGCAGCCAGGTGCTGCGCCTGAAGATCGACATGGCCTCGCCCAACATCAACCTGCGCGACCCGGTCATCTACCGTATCAAGAAGGTCAACCACCACCGTACCGGCGATGCCTGGTGCATCTACCCGATGTACGACTACGCGCACTGCATCTCCGACGCGATCGAAGGGATCACCCACTCCATCTGCACCCTGGAGTTCGAGGATCACCGCCCGCTCTACGACTGGGTGCTGGACCAACTCCCGGTCCCCAGTCATCCGCGTCAGATCGAGTTCGCGCGCCTGAACCTTAACTACACGGTGATGAGCAAGCGTAAGCTCCTCGAACTGGTCCAGGAAAAGCTCGTGGACGGCTGGGACGATCCGCGCATGCCGACCCTGGTCGGGATCAGGCGCCGCGGCTTCACCCCCGAGTCCATCCGTGCCTTCTGCGAGACCATCGGCGTAGGCAAGAGCGACAGCCTGATCGACATGAGCATCCTCGAAGACGCGGTGCGCGAGGACCTGAACCTGCGTGCCCCGCGCGCCATGGCGGTGCTGCGCCCCCTCAAGGTGGTCATCGAGGGGTACCCGGAAGGTCAGACCGAGGAGTTCGAGGCAGCCAACCACCCCAACAATCCGGACATGGGGAGCCGCATGGTCCCCTTCAGCAAGACCGTCTACATCGAGCGTGACGATTTCCAGGAGGAGCCGGCCAAAGGGTTCTTCCGCATGGCGCCGGGCAAGGAAGTGCGCCTGCGTTACGCCTACATCGTGAAGTGCGAGTCGGTGGTGAAGGACGAGAACGGCGAGGTGGTCGAGGTGCGCTGCAGCTACGATCCCGGCTCCCGCGGCGGCAGCGCCCCGGACGGGCGCAAGATCAAGGGGACCATCCACTGGGTCAGCGCCGAGCATGCCGTCAACGCCGAGGTACGCCTCTACGACCGCCTCTTCAGCACGCCCAACCCGGGCGGCAAGAACGAGCCGGACTACCGTACCTCCATCAACCCGAATTCCATCGAGGAGCTCACCGACTGCAAGCTGGAGCCGTCGCTGGCAACGGCAACCCAGGAGGACCGTTTCCAGTTCGAGCGCCTGGGCTACTTCTGCCCCGACATGAAGGATTCCCGTCCCGGCGCGCTGGTCTTCAACCGCACCGCCACCCTGCGCGACTCCTGGAACGACGGCAAGAGGTAG
- a CDS encoding glyceraldehyde-3-phosphate dehydrogenase codes for MKIEKQEAYLKEWQGHEELAERMLPIIGHLYRDNNIVTTVYGRSLVNSPTIEILKAHRFARLILDGELTVQETFPVLEALAKLDLAPARIDLGRLAVRYQAVQDKVSIDDFVASELASVNTGRTSLLDEPQDIVLYGFGRIGRLLARILVEKSGSGEKLRLRAAVVRKAGPDDLVKRASLLRRDSVHGPFNGIITIDEEENAIIANGNMIRIIYSDAPENVDYTQYGINNAIVIDNTGKWRDREGLGRHLKAPGVSQVLLTAPGKGDIPNVVAGINNELIVPQETIFSAASCTTNAIVPVLKVVSDKFGIVSGHVETCHSYTNDQNLIDNYHKADRRGRSAPLNMVITETGAAKAVAKVLPELTGKLTGNAIRVPTPNVSLAILNLQLNTETDVATLNSYLRAISLDSPLQNQIDYTNSPDVVSSDFVGSRHAGVVDSLATIVQGNRCVLYVWYDNEFGYSCQVVRMVQQMAGLELPALPA; via the coding sequence ATGAAGATTGAGAAACAGGAAGCTTATTTGAAGGAATGGCAGGGCCATGAGGAGCTTGCCGAGCGCATGCTCCCGATCATCGGTCATCTTTACCGCGACAACAACATCGTCACCACGGTGTACGGCCGTTCGCTGGTAAACAGCCCGACCATCGAGATCCTCAAGGCGCATCGTTTCGCTCGTCTGATCCTCGACGGCGAGCTGACCGTCCAGGAGACGTTCCCGGTCCTGGAAGCCCTCGCCAAGCTGGACCTGGCGCCGGCGCGCATCGACCTCGGCAGGCTTGCGGTCCGCTACCAGGCCGTGCAGGACAAGGTCTCCATCGACGACTTCGTCGCCAGCGAGCTCGCCTCGGTCAACACCGGCCGCACCTCGCTGCTGGACGAGCCGCAGGACATCGTGCTCTACGGTTTCGGCCGCATCGGCCGCCTGCTTGCCCGCATCCTGGTCGAGAAGTCCGGCAGCGGCGAGAAGCTCCGCCTTCGCGCCGCCGTTGTCCGCAAGGCCGGCCCGGATGACCTGGTGAAGAGGGCGAGCCTCTTGCGCCGCGACTCCGTGCACGGTCCATTCAACGGCATCATCACCATCGACGAGGAAGAGAACGCGATCATCGCCAACGGCAACATGATCCGCATCATCTACTCCGATGCCCCCGAGAACGTCGATTACACCCAGTACGGCATCAACAACGCCATCGTCATCGACAACACCGGCAAGTGGCGTGACCGCGAAGGTCTCGGCCGTCACCTGAAGGCGCCCGGCGTCTCCCAGGTGCTGCTCACCGCACCGGGCAAGGGGGACATCCCCAATGTCGTCGCCGGGATCAACAACGAGCTGATCGTGCCGCAGGAAACCATCTTCTCCGCCGCGAGCTGCACCACCAACGCCATCGTGCCGGTGCTGAAGGTGGTGAGCGACAAGTTCGGCATCGTCAGCGGCCACGTGGAGACCTGCCACTCCTACACCAACGACCAGAACCTGATCGACAACTACCACAAGGCCGATCGCCGCGGGCGGAGCGCCCCGCTGAACATGGTCATCACCGAGACCGGCGCGGCCAAGGCCGTGGCCAAGGTGCTTCCGGAGCTGACCGGCAAGCTGACCGGCAACGCGATCCGCGTGCCGACCCCGAACGTCTCGCTGGCCATCCTGAACCTGCAGCTCAACACGGAGACCGATGTCGCGACGCTGAACAGCTACCTGCGCGCCATCTCGCTCGACTCGCCGCTGCAGAACCAGATCGACTACACCAACTCCCCGGACGTCGTCTCCAGCGACTTCGTCGGTTCGCGCCACGCCGGCGTGGTCGACTCCCTGGCCACCATCGTGCAGGGGAACCGCTGCGTGCTCTACGTCTGGTACGACAACGAGTTCGGCTACAGCTGCCAGGTCGTGCGCATGGTCCAGCAGATGGCCGGTCTGGAACTTCCCGCGCTGCCGGCCTGA
- the ispF gene encoding 2-C-methyl-D-erythritol 2,4-cyclodiphosphate synthase produces the protein MRIGHGYDVHRLVEGRKLILGGVDVPYAKGLLGHSDADVLLHAISDAILGAIGEGDIGKHFPDTDPAFKGADSRKLLRHVMDLAERKGYMIGNVDATIVAQRPKLAPFIQQMRENIAETLGTEEDRVNVKATTTEELGFAGRGEGIAAYSVALLAKKE, from the coding sequence ATGCGCATCGGACACGGCTACGACGTACACCGACTTGTGGAGGGGCGCAAACTGATCCTGGGAGGGGTGGACGTCCCGTACGCGAAGGGGCTCCTCGGGCATTCCGACGCGGATGTGCTCCTGCACGCCATCTCGGACGCCATCCTGGGCGCCATCGGCGAGGGGGACATCGGCAAGCACTTCCCCGATACCGACCCCGCCTTCAAGGGGGCGGACAGCCGCAAGCTCCTGCGCCACGTGATGGATCTGGCCGAGCGCAAGGGGTACATGATCGGCAATGTCGACGCCACCATCGTGGCGCAGCGCCCCAAGCTCGCCCCCTTCATCCAGCAGATGAGGGAGAACATCGCCGAGACGCTGGGGACCGAAGAGGACCGCGTCAACGTCAAGGCGACCACCACCGAGGAACTCGGGTTCGCCGGCAGGGGCGAGGGGATCGCCGCCTATTCGGTCGCGCTGTTGGCAAAGAAGGAATAA
- a CDS encoding GntR family transcriptional regulator has protein sequence MKKNVEKHLTLRERILETIRDAIMSGALKPGEKVAEPELAARFGISRTPIREAFRQLESEGYLSVIPRKGALVASFSAKDVEEFYAIKSILEGYAARKACSLLSTREINKLEAINEKLREIAEEGDVRHFFKVHNSFHDLFIKGAGNDKLHDMIAQLLKKFQRLRMASLMKPGRMQLSVEEHEKIIEAFRKRDPVMAEMLVQKNAEYGGKVLIEEDTAAEEAWTSKGLDL, from the coding sequence ATGAAGAAGAACGTTGAGAAGCACCTTACCCTTAGAGAACGGATACTTGAGACGATCCGCGACGCCATCATGTCGGGCGCCCTCAAGCCGGGAGAAAAGGTAGCTGAGCCCGAACTCGCAGCCCGCTTCGGCATCAGCCGCACCCCGATCCGGGAAGCGTTCCGCCAGTTGGAATCCGAAGGGTACCTCTCCGTCATACCGCGCAAGGGAGCGCTGGTCGCCAGCTTCTCCGCAAAAGACGTCGAAGAGTTCTACGCCATCAAGAGCATTCTCGAAGGTTACGCCGCCCGCAAGGCGTGCAGCCTGCTCAGCACCAGGGAAATCAACAAGCTGGAAGCGATCAACGAGAAACTGCGCGAGATCGCCGAGGAAGGGGACGTGCGCCACTTCTTCAAGGTGCACAACAGCTTTCACGACCTCTTCATCAAGGGAGCCGGCAACGATAAGCTGCACGACATGATCGCCCAGCTCTTGAAGAAATTCCAGCGCCTGCGCATGGCCTCGCTGATGAAGCCGGGGCGGATGCAGCTCTCGGTGGAAGAGCACGAGAAAATCATCGAAGCCTTCCGCAAGCGCGACCCGGTCATGGCAGAGATGTTGGTGCAGAAAAATGCCGAGTACGGCGGCAAAGTCCTCATCGAGGAAGACACCGCAGCCGAAGAAGCCTGGACCAGCAAAGGGCTCGATCTCTAA
- a CDS encoding putative quinol monooxygenase, whose protein sequence is MICVIASIRVREGARDAFLEIFNDNIPKVKAEPGCIEYFPCVDVDAALPVQLRDDLVVTIAEKWQSVDALHEHLASPHMLEYKEQVKDLVTEVSLKVLQPV, encoded by the coding sequence ATGATCTGTGTAATCGCATCAATCAGGGTTCGTGAGGGGGCGCGGGACGCGTTCCTGGAAATCTTCAACGACAACATCCCCAAGGTGAAGGCGGAACCGGGGTGCATCGAATACTTCCCCTGCGTCGACGTGGACGCAGCGCTCCCGGTACAACTCCGGGACGACCTGGTGGTAACCATCGCGGAGAAGTGGCAGAGCGTCGACGCGCTGCACGAACACCTCGCCTCGCCGCACATGCTCGAGTACAAGGAGCAGGTGAAGGACCTGGTGACCGAGGTGTCGCTCAAGGTGCTGCAACCGGTCTAG
- a CDS encoding sugar phosphate isomerase/epimerase family protein — protein MSKKVFVHVPYSQIAEHLPFILERKLNPEIYLSADALDAATPAQLAETARALKGEGLSCTIHAPFMDLNPGSLERMLRDATMHRFRQVLDAAELLRPEVMVFHPGFDRWRYGEAQGQWLELSVAAWREVLPRTREIGTVVAVENIFEEEPSTLKALFEAVQEPSFGHCFDVGHWNLFKRVGMEEWFEALGGWIREVHIHDNSGTRDDHAPPGDGAIDFKLFFELMDKYAPDAAFTIESHSRPHLENSLQVLAPYLG, from the coding sequence ATGAGTAAAAAAGTCTTCGTACACGTCCCTTACAGCCAGATCGCGGAGCATCTCCCGTTCATCCTGGAGCGCAAGCTGAACCCCGAGATCTACCTCTCCGCCGACGCGCTCGATGCCGCGACGCCGGCGCAGCTCGCCGAGACGGCGCGTGCGCTCAAGGGGGAGGGGCTTTCCTGCACCATCCACGCACCCTTCATGGACCTCAACCCCGGTTCGCTGGAGCGGATGCTGCGGGACGCCACCATGCACCGCTTCCGGCAGGTGCTCGACGCCGCCGAACTGCTCCGCCCCGAGGTGATGGTGTTTCACCCCGGGTTCGACCGCTGGCGCTACGGTGAGGCGCAGGGGCAGTGGCTCGAATTGAGCGTCGCCGCGTGGCGGGAGGTCCTGCCGCGGACCAGGGAGATCGGCACGGTGGTCGCGGTGGAGAACATCTTCGAGGAGGAACCTTCGACCCTGAAGGCGCTGTTCGAGGCGGTGCAGGAGCCCTCGTTCGGGCACTGCTTCGACGTGGGTCACTGGAACCTGTTCAAGCGGGTGGGGATGGAAGAGTGGTTCGAGGCGCTGGGGGGGTGGATCAGGGAGGTGCACATCCACGACAACAGCGGCACCAGGGACGACCACGCACCCCCGGGAGACGGCGCCATCGACTTCAAGCTGTTCTTCGAACTGATGGATAAGTATGCGCCGGACGCCGCGTTCACCATCGAGTCGCACAGCAGGCCGCACCTTGAGAATTCATTGCAGGTGTTGGCCCCTTATCTGGGCTAG
- a CDS encoding DUF2127 domain-containing protein, translating to MPAKARSAKGRGLRVVAVFEAFKGAVVLLAGCGVLTLVHRNLHDIAVRLVLVLHMNPARHYPSIFIDAANRVTDVQLWMLALSALAYAAVRLVEAYGLWHEKRWAEWFGFLSGAIYLPVELFEIFRKPDWARVAVFLVNVGVVGYLASALKRSRKSRR from the coding sequence ATGCCGGCAAAGGCGAGAAGTGCGAAGGGGCGCGGACTGCGCGTGGTGGCGGTCTTCGAGGCCTTCAAGGGGGCGGTGGTCCTGCTGGCGGGGTGCGGGGTGCTGACGCTGGTGCACAGGAACCTGCACGACATCGCGGTGCGGCTGGTGCTGGTCCTGCACATGAACCCGGCGCGCCATTATCCGAGCATTTTTATTGACGCCGCCAACCGCGTCACCGATGTGCAGCTTTGGATGCTGGCGCTTTCCGCGCTGGCGTACGCCGCGGTCCGGCTCGTCGAAGCGTACGGGCTGTGGCACGAGAAGAGATGGGCGGAGTGGTTCGGCTTCCTCTCCGGAGCGATCTACCTCCCCGTCGAGCTCTTCGAGATCTTCCGCAAGCCGGACTGGGCCCGCGTCGCCGTCTTCCTGGTGAACGTGGGGGTGGTCGGTTACCTCGCCTCCGCCCTCAAGCGCTCCAGGAAGTCGCGCCGCTAG